In one window of Tellurirhabdus rosea DNA:
- a CDS encoding transglycosylase domain-containing protein, whose translation MQVNTKKVLKITGWVLLGLLAVGAVGGAVAFSKREALLQTVLERGIKKAKRDYKLDVTVGSSRFTGLSTVAFTDIAVVPEERDSLLRIDSVEVGVSLWPLLVGKVAVSSLNLQNGLVNVVRRDSLTNIDFLLKRKKDSTQTEEKRRTDLSVLADNLVDNVLSKIPDDMNVQNLEFRLTDGNRRQSFLTQTAVIDDENLSSTILVNGTEATWHLAGQVDGSDREAAVKLYADGKPLEIPYLQERFDLKLQADTLGAELREAERSGGEFHLEGVGSVRNLRINHPAVALNDVVVPQASMDARVFVGENYVGIDSSSVVRVGRAEARPFVKYTLSPNKIYEVALHTDPQEAQAMFDAFPQGLFESLDGIRVSGKLKYDLRLHLDSSLPDSVKFDATMTPYDFKILQFGKVNLAKMNQPFEHEVYEKGKLVRKFIVPLTEGPENPDFVSFNNISPNIRNAVLTAEDYNFFTHKGFNEKAFRVSIATNYKEKKFKRGASTISMQLVKNVFLNRNKTLSRKFEEILIVWLIENQRIVSKQRMYEVYLNIIEWGRDIYGIGEASRYYFAKHPSQLDIGESIFLAYVVPSPKRALNHFNPDGSVKTYLRGYFRLIGKIMARRGLTPADSSAYGFYGVRVREGLRYEIAPADSLYLDSLEFEPDMEMDSNGEGNDLNDVFRRLFGRDRNEEVSTPNEESGSGAQVQPADTVKSRRQLRQERRERKRRERNRQDAPPESGEVIDIE comes from the coding sequence ATGCAAGTTAACACCAAAAAAGTACTCAAAATTACCGGCTGGGTTCTGCTGGGGCTACTGGCGGTTGGCGCGGTAGGAGGCGCTGTGGCCTTTTCAAAACGGGAAGCCCTGCTCCAGACCGTGCTCGAACGCGGAATCAAAAAAGCCAAACGCGATTATAAACTGGATGTGACGGTCGGCTCCTCCCGGTTCACCGGACTCTCCACCGTGGCGTTTACTGACATCGCCGTCGTGCCCGAAGAACGGGACAGTCTGCTGCGCATCGACAGCGTGGAAGTCGGCGTCAGTCTCTGGCCGCTGCTGGTCGGCAAGGTGGCCGTTTCGTCCCTCAACCTTCAGAATGGCCTCGTCAACGTGGTGCGCCGCGACAGCCTGACCAACATCGATTTTCTGCTGAAACGAAAGAAGGATTCGACCCAGACCGAAGAAAAACGCCGCACGGACCTTTCAGTACTGGCGGATAATCTGGTCGACAACGTGCTGTCGAAGATTCCCGACGACATGAACGTGCAGAATCTGGAGTTTCGGCTGACCGACGGCAACCGCCGCCAGAGCTTTCTGACGCAGACGGCGGTTATCGACGACGAAAATCTTTCGTCCACCATCCTCGTCAACGGAACGGAAGCGACCTGGCACCTCGCCGGACAGGTGGACGGAAGCGACCGGGAAGCGGCCGTGAAACTGTACGCCGACGGCAAACCGCTCGAAATTCCGTATTTGCAGGAACGCTTCGACCTCAAACTTCAGGCCGACACCCTGGGAGCCGAGCTGCGCGAAGCCGAGCGGTCCGGCGGGGAGTTTCACCTCGAAGGCGTCGGGTCGGTCCGCAACCTGCGCATCAACCACCCGGCGGTGGCGCTCAACGACGTGGTGGTGCCGCAGGCGTCGATGGATGCCCGGGTTTTTGTGGGCGAAAATTACGTCGGCATCGACAGTTCGTCCGTCGTGCGGGTAGGCCGGGCCGAAGCGCGGCCGTTTGTGAAGTACACCCTTTCGCCGAACAAAATCTACGAGGTGGCGCTGCACACGGACCCGCAGGAAGCCCAGGCCATGTTCGACGCCTTCCCGCAGGGCCTCTTCGAGTCGCTGGATGGCATCCGGGTTTCGGGCAAACTTAAGTATGACCTGCGCCTGCACCTCGACAGTTCGCTGCCGGATTCGGTGAAGTTCGACGCCACGATGACGCCCTACGACTTCAAAATCCTGCAGTTCGGCAAGGTCAATCTGGCCAAGATGAACCAGCCGTTCGAGCATGAGGTCTACGAAAAAGGCAAGCTGGTCCGGAAGTTCATCGTACCGCTGACGGAAGGGCCGGAAAACCCGGATTTCGTTTCTTTCAACAACATTTCGCCCAACATCCGCAATGCCGTCCTGACGGCCGAAGACTATAATTTCTTCACCCACAAAGGGTTCAACGAAAAGGCCTTCCGGGTGTCGATTGCGACCAATTACAAGGAAAAGAAATTCAAGCGGGGAGCCAGTACCATTTCGATGCAGCTGGTCAAGAACGTTTTTCTGAACCGGAACAAGACGCTTTCGCGCAAATTTGAGGAAATCCTGATCGTCTGGCTTATTGAAAACCAGCGGATTGTCAGCAAACAGCGGATGTACGAGGTCTACCTGAACATCATCGAATGGGGCCGCGATATCTACGGCATCGGCGAGGCATCGCGGTATTATTTCGCCAAGCACCCGTCGCAGCTCGACATTGGCGAAAGTATTTTTCTGGCCTATGTGGTGCCTTCGCCGAAACGGGCGCTGAACCACTTCAATCCCGACGGTTCGGTCAAGACGTATCTGCGCGGCTATTTCAGGCTGATCGGCAAAATCATGGCCCGCCGCGGCCTGACCCCGGCGGATTCGAGCGCCTACGGCTTTTACGGGGTGCGGGTGCGCGAAGGGCTGCGTTACGAAATCGCCCCGGCCGACAGCCTCTACCTCGACAGCCTGGAGTTTGAACCGGATATGGAAATGGATTCCAACGGCGAAGGCAACGACCTGAACGATGTTTTCCGCCGCCTTTTCGGCCGCGACCGCAACGAAGAAGTGAGCACTCCGAACGAGGAGTCGGGCAGCGGCGCTCAGGTGCAGCCTGCCGATACGGTCAAGTCGCGGCGGCAGCTCCGGCAGGAACGCCGGGAACGCAAGCGGCGGGAACGCAACCGGCAGGACGCTCCCCCGGAGTCGGGCGAAGTGATTGACATTGAATAA
- a CDS encoding 1-aminocyclopropane-1-carboxylate deaminase/D-cysteine desulfhydrase: MLPDFFATAAPSRLQFLPDPFPEPVPIALYLKRDDELHPAVSGNKWRKLKYNLLEARRLGHDTLLTYGGAYSNHIHALAAAGQVFGFRTIGVIRGEDHRERDTPTLAYARAQGMHLHFVSRAQFRDKTGAGFQESLRQQFGRFYNVPEGGTNALAVQGVAEVVAEIRAQLGREPDYLCCPVGTGGTLAGLVSSRTGATQILGFAALKGLQTLEAVADPSRGLAQAQILFQETIDDQKTGEPLKRSATTSRVLTGYHFGGYARTTPELLQFIRQFEARTGVRIEQVYTGKMLYGIYDLARQGFFPDKATVVALHTGGLQGRSGELELFPAD, encoded by the coding sequence ATGTTACCAGACTTCTTCGCAACCGCCGCGCCTTCCCGGCTTCAGTTCCTTCCGGACCCGTTCCCGGAGCCGGTTCCCATCGCCCTGTATCTCAAGCGCGACGACGAACTCCACCCGGCCGTGTCGGGCAACAAATGGCGGAAGCTAAAGTATAACCTCCTGGAAGCCCGGCGACTGGGGCACGACACATTGCTGACCTACGGCGGGGCGTATTCCAACCACATCCACGCGCTGGCCGCGGCCGGGCAGGTGTTTGGCTTCCGGACCATCGGCGTCATCCGCGGCGAAGACCACCGGGAACGGGACACGCCGACGCTGGCCTACGCCCGCGCGCAGGGCATGCACCTCCATTTTGTAAGCCGTGCGCAGTTCCGGGACAAAACAGGAGCCGGTTTTCAGGAAAGTCTCCGGCAGCAATTCGGGCGGTTCTACAACGTTCCCGAGGGTGGCACCAACGCGCTGGCCGTGCAGGGCGTGGCCGAAGTCGTGGCCGAAATCAGGGCGCAACTGGGCCGGGAACCGGATTACCTCTGCTGCCCGGTGGGGACGGGCGGAACGTTGGCGGGGCTGGTTTCCAGCAGAACAGGAGCCACCCAAATTCTCGGTTTTGCTGCTTTAAAAGGGCTGCAAACCCTGGAAGCGGTCGCAGATCCTTCCCGCGGTTTGGCCCAGGCGCAGATTTTATTTCAGGAGACGATTGACGATCAGAAAACCGGTGAACCGCTGAAAAGGTCTGCGACCACTTCCAGGGTTCTGACCGGCTACCATTTTGGCGGCTACGCCCGGACCACGCCCGAACTGCTCCAGTTCATCCGGCAGTTTGAGGCCCGGACCGGCGTCCGGATTGAGCAGGTGTATACCGGAAAAATGCTCTACGGCATTTATGACCTGGCCCGGCAGGGTTTTTTCCCCGACAAGGCCACGGTGGTTGCCCTGCATACGGGCGGATTGCAGGGGAGGAGCGGGGAACTGGAACTGTTTCCCGCGGATTGA
- a CDS encoding MFS transporter — protein sequence MTSSSDTLKNTPPAPASLWSAFSIPMFRAIWLAAFVSNVGTWMQNMAGVWLLTTLSTSQVLVALMQTATSLPVFLLSVPAGALADLFDRRRLLMLTQGFMSVVALVLGLVTLQGWASAESILGFTFLLGIGAALNAPAWQAITPEVVPRHILPNALTLNGISINLSRAIGPALGGLIIAWYSPAFVFLLNGVSFVGTFFVIRGWKREAVTSNAPVEDFFTALAAGIRYVRFSPSLHAILIRAFSFTLGASAMWALLSLVVARRLGADSGTYGLLLTWLGAGAVTAALLVNRINERWKNPDQRVVTAFVLFAGVNAALALAPSVLLLYPVMFVGGMAWLLVMTSLNVSMQLHLPKWVQARVLSIYLLVFQGGMALGSVLWGWVSAHYGIPAALLLAGGWLLLATLLAIPFRLPIADKLDLTPARDKPHPPISDSIPHDRGPVVVMVEYRVEPAVLPDFLRAMEEFQRLRRRDGALRGGIFADPKNPLRQVELFTVASWGEHLRQHQRFTKEDLRIQEAVLQYHSGPDRPTVSHFIAEPDVPEQHPAGLNALD from the coding sequence ATGACTTCCTCCTCCGATACGCTTAAGAATACGCCTCCTGCTCCGGCTTCTCTCTGGTCGGCGTTTAGCATCCCGATGTTTCGGGCCATCTGGCTCGCCGCTTTCGTTTCCAACGTCGGGACGTGGATGCAGAACATGGCGGGCGTCTGGCTCCTGACGACCCTTTCGACTTCGCAGGTGCTGGTGGCCCTGATGCAAACCGCCACCAGCCTCCCCGTTTTTCTGCTGAGCGTTCCGGCTGGTGCGCTGGCCGACCTTTTCGACCGGCGCCGACTGCTGATGCTCACGCAGGGGTTTATGTCCGTAGTCGCCCTGGTGCTGGGTCTGGTGACTCTCCAGGGCTGGGCCAGCGCCGAATCGATTCTGGGCTTTACGTTTCTGCTGGGCATCGGTGCCGCCCTGAACGCTCCGGCCTGGCAGGCCATCACGCCCGAAGTGGTGCCGCGCCACATCCTCCCCAACGCCTTGACTCTCAACGGCATCAGTATCAACCTGTCGCGGGCCATCGGTCCGGCGCTGGGCGGCCTCATCATCGCCTGGTACTCCCCGGCGTTTGTCTTTCTGTTGAACGGCGTCTCCTTCGTCGGCACCTTTTTCGTGATTCGGGGCTGGAAGCGGGAAGCCGTGACCAGCAACGCTCCGGTCGAGGACTTTTTTACGGCGCTGGCGGCGGGCATTCGATATGTCCGTTTTTCGCCCTCGCTTCACGCCATTCTGATCCGGGCGTTTTCCTTCACCCTCGGGGCCAGTGCCATGTGGGCGCTGCTTTCGCTGGTGGTGGCCCGGCGGCTCGGGGCCGATTCGGGCACGTACGGCCTCCTGCTGACCTGGCTCGGGGCCGGGGCGGTTACGGCGGCGCTGCTGGTCAACCGCATCAACGAACGCTGGAAGAATCCGGACCAGCGGGTCGTGACGGCCTTTGTGCTGTTTGCCGGTGTTAATGCCGCTCTGGCCCTGGCTCCGTCGGTGCTGTTGCTGTACCCGGTCATGTTTGTGGGCGGCATGGCCTGGCTGCTGGTTATGACCAGCCTCAACGTGTCGATGCAGCTTCACCTGCCCAAATGGGTACAGGCCCGGGTGCTGAGCATTTACCTGCTTGTTTTTCAGGGCGGAATGGCGCTGGGCAGTGTGCTCTGGGGCTGGGTTTCGGCGCATTACGGTATTCCGGCGGCCCTGCTCCTTGCGGGGGGCTGGCTGCTATTGGCGACGCTGTTGGCGATTCCGTTCCGACTGCCCATTGCCGATAAACTGGACCTGACACCCGCCCGCGACAAGCCGCATCCGCCCATCAGCGATAGCATTCCGCACGACCGCGGGCCGGTGGTCGTGATGGTCGAGTACCGGGTGGAACCGGCCGTACTGCCCGATTTTCTGCGGGCGATGGAGGAATTTCAGCGACTGCGCCGCCGCGACGGTGCCCTGCGGGGCGGTATTTTTGCCGATCCGAAAAACCCTCTCCGGCAGGTCGAGCTTTTTACCGTCGCTTCCTGGGGCGAACACCTCCGGCAGCACCAGCGGTTTACCAAAGAAGATCTGCGCATTCAGGAAGCCGTTCTGCAATACCATTCCGGTCCCGACCGTCCGACAGTTTCCCATTTTATTGCGGAACCGGACGTGCCTGAGCAGCACCCGGCGGGGCTGAATGCGCTGGATTGA
- a CDS encoding Imm32 family immunity protein yields MNKFKFEIKGHLDMIVVHNEDENKGEITKWQEILIHGDPEGLKSLANLLIQLADLNQDTINDLPIGAREHVHLRPNLELSKSSIEVIVGRLDAKRTGNFYPMYLSKD; encoded by the coding sequence ATGAACAAATTCAAGTTTGAGATTAAAGGCCATCTTGATATGATTGTTGTCCATAATGAAGATGAAAACAAAGGTGAAATAACTAAATGGCAAGAAATCTTGATTCATGGAGATCCGGAAGGCCTGAAATCATTGGCTAATCTCTTGATACAACTAGCCGATTTAAATCAAGATACAATAAATGACCTGCCAATAGGAGCTAGAGAACATGTTCATTTAAGACCTAACCTTGAGCTCAGTAAAAGCTCGATAGAAGTGATTGTAGGCCGGTTGGATGCCAAAAGAACGGGTAATTTTTACCCCATGTACCTTTCAAAGGATTGA
- a CDS encoding RluA family pseudouridine synthase — protein MLQDTSDNRDNELTGPEPDEDELYEHHRIVADKGQGLMRLDRFLTEKIPNATRTKVQNAIDTEAVKVNDKAVKASYKIKPLDVITVSLPHPPRDTDIVPEDIPLNIVFEDEDVLVLNKPAGMVVHPAHGNWNGTVVNALVYHFQNLPTHRNGEARPGLVHRIDKDTSGLLVIAKTEYAMTHLARQFFEHTIERTYYALVWGEPKEAEGTITGHIGRSPRDRKVMAIYPDGSYGKHAVTHYKTLKPLHYVSLVQCNLETGRTHQIRAHMQYLGNPLFNDAVYGGDQIRKGTPNGSYKTFVQNCFNLIPRQALHAKSLGFVHPKTKQWMQFDSDLPDDFRAALEKWESYIANR, from the coding sequence ATGTTGCAAGATACGTCCGATAACCGGGACAACGAACTGACCGGCCCGGAACCCGACGAAGACGAGTTATACGAACACCACCGCATCGTGGCCGACAAGGGCCAGGGCCTGATGCGTCTCGACCGCTTTCTGACCGAAAAAATCCCCAACGCCACCCGGACCAAAGTCCAGAACGCCATCGACACGGAGGCCGTGAAGGTCAACGACAAGGCGGTGAAGGCGAGTTATAAAATCAAGCCACTGGATGTCATCACCGTCTCGCTGCCGCACCCGCCGCGCGATACCGATATTGTCCCGGAAGACATTCCGCTGAACATTGTTTTTGAAGACGAAGACGTGCTGGTGCTGAACAAACCCGCCGGGATGGTGGTCCACCCGGCCCACGGCAACTGGAACGGGACGGTCGTCAACGCGCTGGTGTACCATTTCCAGAACCTGCCGACCCACCGCAACGGCGAGGCCCGGCCGGGGCTGGTGCACCGCATCGACAAGGACACCTCCGGCCTGCTGGTTATTGCCAAGACGGAATACGCCATGACGCATCTCGCCCGGCAGTTTTTCGAGCACACCATCGAGCGGACCTACTACGCGCTGGTCTGGGGAGAGCCGAAGGAAGCCGAGGGCACCATTACGGGCCATATCGGCCGCTCGCCCCGCGACCGCAAGGTTATGGCCATCTATCCCGACGGCTCTTACGGGAAACATGCCGTGACGCACTACAAGACCCTGAAGCCGCTGCATTACGTTTCGCTGGTGCAATGTAATCTCGAAACGGGCCGCACGCACCAGATTCGGGCTCATATGCAGTACCTGGGCAACCCGCTGTTCAACGACGCCGTGTACGGCGGCGACCAGATCCGGAAGGGCACGCCCAACGGCTCCTACAAAACGTTTGTGCAGAACTGTTTCAACCTCATTCCACGGCAGGCACTGCACGCCAAATCGCTGGGTTTTGTGCATCCCAAAACTAAACAATGGATGCAGTTCGACTCCGACCTGCCCGATGACTTCCGGGCGGCGCTGGAGAAATGGGAAAGTTATATTGCAAACCGATAA
- a CDS encoding aldo/keto reductase, which translates to MEYRKLGDTDLNLSVITFGAWAAGGWMWGGTERNDAIAAIRTSYELGVTSIDTAPVYGMGASEEIVGEAIRDLPRDQVQILTKFGMRWDTTQGTLAFNTKNNDGQPTDIYRFASREGVMKECEESLRRLKTDYIDLYQIHWPDVTTPIAETFEAVERLIEQGKVRYAGVCNYNAAQMQEAGQTVKLASNQVPYSMVRRDIEAEVVPYCQQSGLGILAYSPLERGLLTGKIRPGHQFAEGDHRAGWRYFQEPNLSRTNEMLDKIRPLADEKGVPLSQLVLRWTLERPGITIALVGARNAEQATQNARAAEVKLTAEERDLITRQVEELELAVP; encoded by the coding sequence ATGGAATACCGCAAACTCGGAGACACCGACCTGAATCTTTCCGTCATCACCTTTGGCGCATGGGCCGCCGGAGGCTGGATGTGGGGCGGCACCGAACGCAATGACGCCATCGCCGCCATCCGGACCTCCTACGAACTGGGAGTTACCTCCATCGACACCGCGCCGGTCTACGGCATGGGCGCCAGCGAGGAAATCGTCGGGGAGGCCATCCGCGACCTGCCCCGCGACCAGGTGCAGATCCTGACCAAATTCGGCATGCGCTGGGACACGACGCAGGGAACGCTGGCGTTCAACACGAAGAACAACGACGGGCAACCGACCGACATCTACCGCTTCGCCAGCCGCGAGGGCGTCATGAAGGAGTGCGAAGAGAGCCTCCGCCGCCTCAAAACCGATTACATCGACCTTTATCAGATTCACTGGCCGGACGTGACCACGCCCATCGCCGAAACGTTTGAAGCCGTCGAGCGACTCATCGAGCAGGGTAAAGTCCGCTATGCCGGGGTCTGCAACTACAACGCCGCCCAGATGCAGGAAGCGGGCCAGACCGTCAAACTGGCTTCCAACCAGGTGCCCTACAGCATGGTTCGCCGGGATATTGAGGCGGAAGTGGTGCCGTATTGCCAGCAGTCCGGACTGGGCATTCTGGCCTACAGCCCGCTGGAGCGGGGACTGCTGACGGGCAAAATCCGGCCGGGTCACCAGTTTGCGGAAGGCGACCACCGCGCCGGCTGGCGGTATTTTCAGGAACCTAATCTGAGCCGTACGAACGAGATGCTGGACAAAATCCGGCCGCTGGCCGACGAAAAAGGCGTGCCGCTGAGCCAGCTCGTGCTGCGCTGGACGCTCGAACGGCCGGGGATCACGATTGCCCTCGTAGGCGCCCGAAATGCCGAACAGGCCACCCAGAACGCCCGAGCCGCCGAGGTGAAACTGACCGCCGAAGAACGGGATCTGATCACCCGACAGGTCGAAGAACTTGAATTGGCCGTTCCCTAA
- a CDS encoding GNAT family N-acetyltransferase has protein sequence MNLRKATPADVPQLYNLVMELAVYEKAPEQVSNTPEMMLRDGFGDNPLYGVIVAEADDKIVGMSLYYFRYSTWKGKRLYLEDLIVTESYRGKGLGKALFDATIEEAHRTHCTGMMWQVLDWNTPAIEFYKTYGTRFDTEWWNGHLDF, from the coding sequence ATGAATCTCCGCAAAGCAACCCCGGCCGATGTTCCGCAGCTGTACAATCTGGTGATGGAACTTGCCGTTTATGAAAAAGCGCCCGAACAGGTTTCGAATACCCCGGAGATGATGCTCCGGGACGGCTTCGGCGACAATCCGCTCTACGGCGTCATCGTGGCCGAAGCCGATGATAAAATTGTGGGAATGTCCCTGTACTATTTTCGTTATTCTACCTGGAAGGGCAAACGGCTGTATCTCGAAGACCTGATTGTCACGGAAAGTTACCGGGGCAAAGGGCTGGGCAAGGCCCTGTTCGATGCCACTATTGAAGAAGCGCACCGGACCCACTGTACCGGGATGATGTGGCAGGTGCTCGACTGGAACACCCCGGCCATTGAATTTTACAAAACCTACGGCACCCGTTTCGATACCGAATGGTGGAACGGCCATCTGGATTTTTAA
- a CDS encoding IS256 family transposase: MTDQFDFEAFKQAAIKGLYEGKPLTGENGLFAPLLKHFLESALEGEMDSHLAQTRQVEQNRRNGKTTKRVKSSAGLLDLQTPRDRTGSYQPQLVPKRQVVLTPQLEQKVLSLYSVGNSYADISQHLQEMYGYALSDSELTAITDKVIPAMREWQNRPLESLYTLVWLDGIYYKVRHEGRVVSRVLYSVIGLNLSGKKQVLGIYTAETESAKFWLSVLTDLKQRGVEDLLITCVDGLKGFDVAINNVYPAATVQLCIVHQLRNSFRFVPDKLLKDFAKDLKTVYQAPDREQAMENLLLVQERWGGMYPKAVQPWLDKWELLSPFFDYPPAIRKVMYTTNTVEGYHRQLRKVTKTKGAFSSDVALQKLVYLTVQNLQIKWETTTYNWKEVVNQFSIIFEERIKQHRFD, translated from the coding sequence ATGACCGACCAATTCGATTTTGAGGCCTTCAAACAGGCCGCCATCAAGGGCCTTTACGAAGGTAAACCCCTGACGGGAGAGAACGGTTTGTTTGCGCCTCTGCTGAAGCACTTTTTAGAGTCCGCTTTGGAAGGGGAAATGGATAGTCACCTCGCCCAGACTCGGCAGGTAGAACAGAACCGACGTAACGGCAAGACAACCAAGCGCGTCAAAAGCAGTGCCGGTTTGCTAGACTTACAGACGCCCCGCGACCGTACGGGTAGCTACCAGCCTCAGCTTGTGCCCAAGCGCCAGGTAGTACTCACACCCCAACTTGAGCAGAAGGTATTATCACTCTACAGCGTGGGTAACAGCTATGCCGACATCAGCCAGCACTTGCAGGAGATGTATGGCTACGCACTCTCCGACAGCGAGTTAACGGCCATTACTGACAAAGTCATTCCTGCTATGCGGGAGTGGCAGAACCGGCCTTTGGAGAGCCTATATACCCTGGTCTGGCTCGATGGTATTTATTACAAAGTGCGCCACGAGGGGCGTGTGGTAAGTCGGGTGCTCTACAGCGTGATCGGCCTGAATCTGTCAGGCAAAAAGCAGGTGTTGGGCATTTATACAGCAGAAACCGAGTCAGCCAAGTTCTGGCTTTCGGTGCTCACCGACCTCAAACAGCGGGGTGTAGAGGACCTGTTGATCACATGTGTGGACGGCCTAAAGGGCTTCGATGTGGCCATCAACAACGTTTACCCAGCCGCCACCGTCCAGCTTTGTATTGTCCATCAGCTACGCAATTCTTTCCGCTTCGTACCCGATAAGTTGCTCAAAGACTTCGCTAAAGATCTTAAGACGGTCTATCAGGCTCCAGACCGGGAGCAGGCCATGGAAAACTTACTACTGGTACAGGAGCGATGGGGCGGTATGTACCCCAAAGCCGTTCAACCGTGGCTCGACAAATGGGAATTACTCTCGCCCTTTTTCGACTATCCGCCTGCTATTCGCAAGGTAATGTATACGACCAATACGGTAGAGGGCTACCATCGTCAGTTACGCAAGGTTACCAAAACAAAAGGAGCTTTCAGCTCGGATGTTGCCCTGCAAAAATTAGTCTATTTGACGGTTCAAAACCTGCAAATCAAATGGGAAACGACCACCTACAACTGGAAGGAAGTCGTCAACCAGTTTAGTATTATCTTTGAAGAACGCATCAAACAACATCGCTTCGACTAG